From a single Chloracidobacterium thermophilum B genomic region:
- a CDS encoding pseudouridine-5'-phosphate glycosidase, whose product MNAEGIELSAEVATALAQGQPVVALESTVIAHGLPYPVNVETALAMEAEVRAGGAVPATVGVVGGRVVVGMDKCLIMQFGESACCDTPSAEGDVSPNKQTVAKLGARDLAAAVALGWDGATTVGATARVAALAGIEVMATGGIGGVHRGAAQSWDISSDLTALARYPVLVVCAGAKAILDIPATLEWLETHGVPVVGWQCAEFPAFYTARSGRRLGFTFECLDDLARLWQVERAWGGGGVVVVQPPPEEVPGVEVAIEAALSRAEALGIRGASVTPYLLAQVSSLTDGKSLDANVKLLKRNAQTAAKIACAIASKKRKD is encoded by the coding sequence ATGAACGCGGAAGGGATTGAGCTTTCGGCGGAAGTGGCGACGGCGCTGGCACAGGGGCAGCCGGTGGTGGCGTTGGAGAGCACCGTCATTGCCCACGGGCTGCCCTATCCGGTGAATGTGGAGACGGCTTTGGCGATGGAGGCCGAAGTGCGCGCTGGTGGAGCTGTCCCGGCGACAGTGGGCGTAGTCGGGGGGCGGGTGGTGGTGGGGATGGACAAGTGTCTGATAATGCAATTTGGTGAATCTGCGTGTTGTGATACGCCCTCTGCTGAGGGAGATGTATCGCCCAATAAACAAACGGTGGCCAAGCTGGGGGCGCGTGATCTGGCGGCGGCCGTGGCTTTGGGCTGGGACGGGGCTACGACCGTCGGGGCAACCGCACGGGTGGCTGCCCTGGCCGGCATCGAGGTCATGGCCACCGGCGGGATTGGCGGGGTTCATCGCGGTGCTGCCCAGAGCTGGGACATCAGCAGCGACCTGACCGCCCTCGCCCGGTATCCGGTGCTGGTGGTCTGCGCCGGAGCCAAAGCCATTTTGGACATACCGGCCACCCTGGAGTGGCTGGAAACCCATGGTGTGCCGGTTGTGGGGTGGCAGTGTGCGGAATTTCCGGCCTTCTACACGGCGCGCAGCGGGCGGCGGCTGGGCTTTACTTTTGAATGTCTGGATGACCTGGCGCGTCTGTGGCAGGTGGAGCGTGCCTGGGGGGGAGGGGGCGTTGTTGTGGTGCAGCCGCCGCCGGAGGAAGTCCCCGGTGTCGAGGTCGCCATCGAGGCGGCCCTGTCACGCGCTGAAGCCCTGGGCATCCGGGGGGCGTCCGTCACACCCTACCTGCTGGCGCAGGTGAGTTCATTGACGGATGGCAAAAGCCTGGATGCCAATGTCAAACTGTTGAAGCGAAATGCCCAAACTGCTGCCAAAATAGCTTGTGCAATCGCGTCCAAAAAACGGAAAGACTGA
- a CDS encoding lytic transglycosylase domain-containing protein, which produces MGDFGTARNVNLALQPDSKRSPLPAVSDVVNELYLIGLDREAHDHWQNAIRGKRRLSPQEIFSDGILRLGVNDNLNGIRALESLTWIDVDAQQQAEIKQLMALPQYKQAIYPFPYLPQIDRWSRQFRLPPALVIALIRQESRFEPEILSRSGAVGLMQVMPDTGAWIASKRGIRSYSLTNPEDNINFGTWYLDYTHNSFQNNSLLAVASYNAGPGAIGRWVREKGLGDPDEFIENIPYAETRDYVPKVFGNYWNYLRLYSPVIRQKMATLK; this is translated from the coding sequence GTGGGAGACTTCGGCACGGCGCGTAATGTCAATTTAGCCTTGCAACCCGATAGTAAACGCAGTCCCCTGCCCGCTGTCTCCGATGTGGTCAATGAACTCTATTTGATAGGGTTGGATCGTGAGGCACACGACCACTGGCAAAACGCAATTAGGGGCAAACGCCGCCTCAGTCCCCAAGAGATATTTAGCGATGGCATCTTGCGGCTGGGGGTGAACGACAACTTGAATGGTATAAGAGCGTTGGAAAGCTTGACATGGATTGATGTCGATGCTCAACAGCAAGCAGAAATTAAACAACTGATGGCTCTGCCCCAATACAAACAAGCCATCTATCCGTTTCCCTACTTGCCGCAGATTGATCGCTGGTCGCGGCAGTTTCGCCTGCCCCCCGCCTTGGTGATTGCCTTAATCCGCCAAGAATCTCGGTTTGAGCCAGAAATCCTCTCCCGTTCTGGGGCAGTGGGTTTGATGCAGGTAATGCCCGATACAGGAGCATGGATCGCCAGTAAGCGCGGCATTCGCAGTTATTCTCTGACCAATCCCGAAGACAATATCAACTTCGGCACTTGGTATTTAGACTATACTCACAACAGTTTCCAAAATAATTCCCTGCTGGCTGTGGCGAGCTATAATGCAGGTCCTGGGGCGATCGGGCGATGGGTGAGAGAAAAAGGTCTTGGCGATCCCGATGAATTCATCGAGAACATTCCCTATGCCGAAACCAGAGATTATGTTCCCAAAGTCTTCGGCAACTATTGGAACTATTTGCGCCTCTATTCCCCAGTGATTCGCCAGAAAATGGCAACTTTGAAGTAA
- a CDS encoding acyclic terpene utilization AtuA family protein: MKTIRIACGQGFWGDWLEAPVRLIEGGPVDYLVLDYLAEVTMSIMQKQKSRNPKAGFATDFVALMDRILPQVLAKNVRVIANAGGVNPQACAEAVRMVAAKHGLADQLRIGIVAGDDILGRLDELMAAGHTFENLDTGEPLATVRAHLQSANVYFGAQPIAEALRQGAQVIITGRCTDTGLALAPCIHEFGWAADDWHRLAAGTVAGHIIECGAQCTGGNCLVDWETTPDYANIGFPIIEMHEDGTFVVTKHPNTGGRVTVATVKEQLVYEMGDPTTYITPDCIADFTTIQLAQEDTDRVRVWGIQGRPATEFYKVSASYFAGYKAVGSLIYAWPDAYAKARRADAMLRQRLHDLGLHFDEIWTEYVGAGACHGLQLAGEPSRDLPEVVLRVAVRSSDQASVERFTKELAPLALNGPPTVTGFGSGRPKVEEVVAYFPTLIPKAVVTPDVQLLANG; encoded by the coding sequence ATGAAAACCATTCGTATCGCTTGCGGGCAGGGCTTCTGGGGCGACTGGCTGGAAGCACCGGTGCGGCTCATCGAAGGCGGACCCGTGGACTACCTCGTGCTTGACTATCTGGCCGAAGTCACCATGTCCATCATGCAGAAGCAGAAGTCCCGGAATCCAAAGGCCGGCTTCGCCACTGACTTCGTGGCCCTGATGGACCGCATCCTGCCGCAGGTTCTGGCAAAAAACGTGCGCGTCATTGCCAACGCCGGGGGCGTCAACCCCCAGGCCTGTGCCGAAGCTGTGCGGATGGTCGCGGCCAAGCATGGACTGGCCGACCAACTGCGGATTGGCATCGTCGCCGGAGACGACATTTTGGGACGCCTCGACGAACTCATGGCGGCCGGTCACACCTTTGAAAATCTCGATACCGGCGAGCCGCTGGCCACCGTCCGCGCACATCTCCAGAGCGCCAACGTCTATTTCGGTGCCCAGCCCATTGCCGAGGCCCTCCGCCAGGGGGCCCAGGTCATCATCACCGGACGCTGCACTGACACTGGACTGGCGCTTGCCCCCTGCATTCACGAGTTTGGATGGGCAGCCGATGACTGGCATCGGCTCGCCGCCGGCACGGTCGCCGGACACATCATCGAGTGTGGAGCGCAGTGCACTGGCGGCAACTGCCTTGTGGACTGGGAGACGACCCCGGACTACGCCAACATCGGCTTTCCCATCATCGAGATGCACGAAGACGGGACGTTTGTCGTCACCAAACACCCCAACACCGGCGGGCGCGTCACCGTGGCCACGGTCAAGGAACAGCTTGTCTATGAAATGGGCGATCCGACGACCTACATCACGCCGGATTGCATTGCCGACTTCACGACGATCCAGCTTGCCCAGGAAGACACCGATCGCGTCCGGGTCTGGGGCATTCAGGGCCGGCCGGCTACGGAGTTTTACAAGGTCTCGGCCAGTTACTTTGCCGGATACAAGGCCGTGGGCAGCCTCATCTACGCCTGGCCGGATGCCTACGCCAAAGCCCGCCGGGCCGATGCCATGCTGCGCCAACGGCTGCACGACCTGGGACTGCACTTTGACGAAATCTGGACGGAATACGTCGGCGCTGGCGCGTGCCACGGTCTGCAACTGGCCGGAGAACCGTCCCGCGACCTGCCGGAAGTCGTCCTGCGGGTGGCTGTCCGCTCCTCTGACCAGGCCAGCGTCGAGCGGTTCACCAAAGAGCTGGCCCCACTGGCCCTCAACGGGCCGCCGACCGTCACGGGCTTTGGCTCCGGGCGCCCGAAAGTCGAGGAAGTCGTCGCCTACTTCCCGACGCTGATTCCCAAAGCCGTCGTCACACCGGATGTTCAGCTTCTGGCCAACGGGTGA
- a CDS encoding EI24 domain-containing protein, giving the protein MYAFLRGAGCPWRAIRLLVRQPALWRYVAIPVGLNLLVGVVLYATLLLAGFRFIAMLVEGWPAWIAWLLRGLLVITLFVTLGYVLVRFGVVLGAPFYRKNAVKPCTLGQGYKAHAVLSSQTCDKIAV; this is encoded by the coding sequence ATGTATGCCTTCTTGCGCGGCGCCGGCTGCCCTTGGCGCGCCATTCGTCTGCTGGTTCGCCAACCGGCGCTCTGGCGCTACGTTGCTATTCCGGTTGGTCTCAATCTTCTGGTTGGGGTTGTCCTGTACGCAACGCTGTTATTGGCCGGCTTTCGCTTCATCGCTATGCTTGTGGAAGGCTGGCCTGCGTGGATCGCCTGGCTGCTGCGCGGCCTGTTGGTTATAACGCTCTTTGTCACGTTGGGTTACGTGCTCGTGCGCTTTGGCGTGGTGCTCGGAGCGCCGTTTTACCGAAAAAACGCCGTAAAGCCCTGCACTTTAGGGCAGGGATATAAGGCGCACGCTGTTTTATCAAGCCAAACCTGTGATAAAATAGCAGTATGA
- the arsB gene encoding ACR3 family arsenite efflux transporter, with the protein MTKTEKIKAGSQLSFFERYLTIWVLLCTVAGIGLGRLFPNVAATLDSWSVYQVSIPIAICLFFMMYPIMVKIDFTQATRAVRAPKPVILTLVVNWLIKPFTMVVFAQFFLGWLFKPLIEGEEIIRGGVIPLANSYIAGAILLGIAPCTAMVLMWGYLSYGNQGHTLVMVAVNSLAMLFLYAPMGRWLLAVNNLPVPWETIVLSVLVYVGLPLVAGIYSRWWILRYKGKEWFERQFLKYLSPVAIAALLITLILLFAFKGELIVNRPLDILLIAVPLFLQTNFIFLLTYVAGLKLQLSYEDAAPAALIGASNHFEVAIATAVVLFGLNSGAALATVVGVLIEVPVMLMLVEICKLTAGWFPREPEKATLLDPRCISPYE; encoded by the coding sequence ATGACTAAGACGGAAAAAATTAAGGCTGGCAGTCAATTGAGCTTCTTTGAGCGTTACCTTACGATTTGGGTATTGCTTTGCACTGTTGCTGGTATTGGGTTGGGGCGGTTGTTTCCCAATGTTGCCGCTACCTTGGATTCGTGGAGTGTTTATCAGGTTTCCATCCCCATCGCCATTTGTCTGTTTTTCATGATGTACCCCATCATGGTCAAAATTGATTTCACCCAAGCCACTAGAGCGGTACGCGCTCCTAAACCCGTGATTCTAACTTTAGTGGTGAATTGGCTAATCAAACCTTTTACGATGGTGGTCTTTGCCCAATTTTTCTTGGGGTGGCTATTTAAGCCGTTGATTGAGGGAGAGGAAATAATTAGGGGAGGTGTGATACCTCTGGCAAATTCCTATATTGCGGGGGCAATTCTCTTGGGGATCGCTCCCTGTACAGCGATGGTGCTGATGTGGGGCTATCTTTCCTATGGCAATCAGGGTCATACATTGGTGATGGTAGCGGTCAATTCCCTAGCTATGCTGTTTCTCTATGCGCCAATGGGACGCTGGCTGTTAGCGGTGAATAATTTGCCAGTTCCTTGGGAGACCATTGTTCTCTCTGTACTGGTGTATGTGGGTTTACCGCTGGTGGCGGGGATTTATTCGCGCTGGTGGATTTTGCGCTACAAGGGCAAGGAGTGGTTTGAGCGACAGTTTCTGAAATACTTAAGCCCAGTGGCGATCGCCGCATTACTGATCACCCTAATTCTCTTGTTTGCTTTCAAGGGAGAATTGATTGTTAATCGCCCCTTGGATATTTTGCTGATTGCCGTACCCCTATTTTTGCAAACTAACTTTATCTTTTTGCTGACCTATGTGGCAGGGTTAAAGTTACAGCTTTCCTATGAGGATGCGGCTCCCGCCGCTCTAATTGGGGCAAGTAATCACTTTGAAGTGGCGATCGCGACAGCGGTAGTGTTATTTGGCTTAAATTCTGGGGCGGCACTGGCAACGGTAGTGGGGGTGCTAATCGAGGTGCCCGTAATGTTGATGTTGGTGGAGATTTGCAAGCTGACGGCAGGCTGGTTTCCCCGTGAGCCAGAAAAGGCTACCTTGCTTGATCCCCGCTGTATCAGCCCGTATGAATAA
- a CDS encoding RNA-guided endonuclease InsQ/TnpB family protein: MRVMEAKLLNGTAEQYQALDEAIRTAQFVRNIRVRYWMDNKSVNKAVLYAHCKNLAKEFDFVRKLNSAARQASAERAWASISRFYTNCRNKAVKKGYPKFKKHCRSVEYKVSGWKLSGDGMSITFTDGFNAGAFALYCNGEARHHILNSKINRVRVIRRADGYYAQFCLDVERKEQGAYTGNVIGIDLGLKAFYTDQNGNPVEYPKFLRRSERRLKQHQRRLSRKFKKGAKSQSKNYHKQRKRLGKVHLKVQRQRKDWAIKQARCVVASHDVVAYEDLQVKNLVKNHHLAKSIHDAGWSQFTAWLDYYGKVWDKAVVSVPPQYTTQDCSHCGHYGSKNPIH; encoded by the coding sequence ATGAGAGTCATGGAAGCCAAGCTACTCAACGGGACAGCAGAGCAGTATCAGGCTCTGGATGAAGCCATCCGTACCGCACAGTTTGTCAGAAACATACGTGTGCGGTACTGGATGGACAACAAGAGCGTAAACAAAGCTGTTCTCTATGCCCACTGCAAAAACCTGGCCAAAGAGTTTGACTTTGTCAGGAAGTTAAACTCAGCGGCAAGGCAGGCAAGTGCAGAGCGAGCTTGGGCTTCCATTTCTCGGTTCTATACCAACTGCAGAAACAAGGCGGTCAAGAAAGGGTATCCCAAGTTCAAGAAGCATTGCCGTTCTGTGGAATACAAGGTATCTGGCTGGAAGCTGTCAGGAGATGGAATGTCTATCACCTTCACTGATGGCTTCAATGCTGGTGCTTTTGCTCTGTACTGCAATGGTGAGGCAAGACACCATATCCTAAACTCCAAAATCAATCGGGTGCGGGTGATACGCAGGGCAGATGGGTACTATGCTCAGTTCTGCTTGGATGTGGAGCGCAAAGAGCAGGGAGCATACACAGGCAATGTTATTGGCATTGACTTGGGCTTAAAGGCTTTCTACACCGACCAGAACGGCAACCCTGTAGAGTATCCTAAGTTTTTGAGGCGTAGTGAAAGGAGGTTAAAGCAACACCAGCGCAGATTAAGTCGGAAGTTCAAGAAGGGGGCAAAATCCCAATCCAAGAACTACCACAAGCAAAGAAAGCGACTGGGCAAAGTGCATCTGAAAGTCCAACGCCAGCGTAAGGACTGGGCAATTAAGCAGGCACGGTGCGTGGTGGCATCTCACGATGTCGTGGCGTATGAAGACTTGCAGGTGAAGAACCTGGTCAAAAATCATCATCTTGCCAAATCCATTCATGATGCTGGCTGGTCTCAATTCACTGCGTGGCTGGACTACTACGGCAAGGTGTGGGACAAGGCAGTAGTCAGCGTACCGCCGCAGTACACCACACAGGACTGTAGTCACTGTGGGCATTATGGTAGTAAAAACCCTATCCACTAG
- a CDS encoding tetratricopeptide repeat protein — MSWIAIASVSLLGSVFASAQLHRPIDNPAVVSLNSRAIAVFDPLTYRPIDQRIAQLRSNGTDPRQRLLLADLYLQSNDPRSALNVLDNLERDYTLLADYVLVKRAQAYQLAQDNQNANLVWQEVLSKYPNNPSSAIALAALGREAELISRFPKHPLTRTALLRAINRQPQQRQSALQLVTYFPDTPNIVPILNRLVAGGSNLTPDQWWAIATAYYDNFEFSRAANAYANATPNSFTAYRMGRSWQRARQPQRAIAAYQRVVQQYPNSPEAPRALLRIMQIGDQNQAKQASDRIARNYANTHAEALLLLWELSQEKFGDPATARQAEQTLLGQYPSSPSSAQLRWRNARTQARNGNLQGAIATVQTIISQNPSSEILAESAFWAGRWSQRLGDTVTANRFFTTALKLQPDSYFAWR; from the coding sequence ATGTCATGGATTGCGATCGCTAGCGTTAGTTTGCTCGGTAGTGTGTTTGCCAGCGCCCAACTCCACCGCCCCATAGATAACCCTGCTGTTGTCAGTCTGAATTCGAGAGCGATCGCTGTTTTTGATCCTTTGACCTACCGCCCCATCGACCAGCGCATCGCCCAACTGAGGAGTAATGGCACTGATCCGCGTCAGCGATTGTTGTTGGCTGACCTGTACCTGCAAAGCAATGACCCCCGCTCTGCCCTGAATGTCTTGGACAACCTAGAGCGAGATTATACCCTGCTGGCAGATTATGTATTGGTCAAACGGGCGCAGGCTTACCAGCTTGCCCAAGACAACCAGAATGCTAACCTAGTGTGGCAAGAAGTTTTAAGCAAGTATCCTAATAACCCCAGTTCGGCGATCGCCCTTGCCGCTTTGGGACGAGAAGCAGAACTGATCAGCCGCTTTCCCAAGCATCCCCTTACCCGCACTGCTCTGCTGAGGGCGATTAACCGCCAACCGCAACAGCGGCAGTCAGCCCTACAGCTAGTTACCTATTTCCCTGACACGCCGAACATTGTGCCGATTCTCAATCGCTTGGTGGCTGGGGGCAGTAATTTGACACCAGACCAGTGGTGGGCGATCGCCACTGCCTACTACGATAACTTTGAGTTTAGCCGTGCCGCCAATGCTTACGCCAATGCCACCCCCAATAGTTTTACCGCCTATCGCATGGGCAGAAGTTGGCAGAGAGCAAGACAACCCCAACGGGCGATCGCCGCCTACCAAAGAGTAGTCCAGCAGTATCCCAATAGTCCCGAAGCTCCCAGAGCTTTGCTCCGTATTATGCAGATCGGGGATCAAAATCAAGCGAAACAAGCGAGCGATCGCATTGCCCGCAATTATGCCAACACCCACGCCGAAGCCCTGCTGTTGCTATGGGAACTTTCCCAAGAGAAGTTTGGCGATCCCGCCACAGCGCGTCAAGCCGAGCAGACCCTTTTAGGGCAGTATCCCAGTTCTCCTAGTTCAGCCCAACTGCGCTGGCGCAATGCCCGTACCCAAGCCCGCAATGGCAACCTGCAAGGGGCGATCGCCACAGTGCAAACCATCATCAGCCAGAATCCTAGTAGTGAAATCTTGGCAGAGTCAGCTTTTTGGGCAGGTCGCTGGTCTCAGCGGCTAGGAGATACCGTAACAGCCAATCGCTTTTTTACTACTGCGCTCAAACTGCAACCCGATTCTTATTTTGCGTGGCGATAG
- the rpmB gene encoding 50S ribosomal protein L28, with amino-acid sequence MSRRCQLTGKTANNAVTISFSHKRNKRLQEVNLQQKRIWWAEGKRFVTLKLSTKAIKTLQYKSLDTFAREAGIDLRKL; translated from the coding sequence ATGAGCCGCCGCTGTCAATTAACGGGTAAAACAGCCAACAATGCTGTAACTATCTCTTTTTCCCACAAGCGCAACAAGCGGTTGCAAGAAGTCAACTTGCAACAAAAACGCATTTGGTGGGCAGAGGGCAAGCGTTTTGTTACTCTCAAGCTCTCGACCAAAGCAATCAAAACCCTACAGTACAAAAGCCTCGACACCTTTGCCAGGGAGGCGGGCATCGATCTCCGCAAACTTTAG
- a CDS encoding N-acyl-D-amino-acid deacylase family protein, giving the protein MPTSFETYDVLITNARVVDGTGNPWFRAEVAIKDGYIVRVGRKLPGRATTVVDAKGHILAPGFIDVHAHVEDIFRYPEAENFIRMGVTTLVTGNCGSSVTDVGAFLGGYKETPLTVNLATLIAHGSVRAAVMNYANREPTSEELAAMKRLVAKAMDDGAVGLSTGLIYVPGSFAKTDEIVALAEVVAAAGGLYVTHMRNEGNGVLEAIAEAITIGERAGLPVDISHLKVATPRLWGQADRALELIRAARARGLEVTVDQYAYTASSTSLESLLPDWVLAGGREEALRRLADATLRAQVKEELKANLKAKTREDFSYAVVAFYGANVDYNGKNLVEVTRLAQGTDDLDAQTEQILVMYEQGGAGMIYHTMREDDVATIMREPFTMVASDAGVRKLGLGVPHPRGYGNNARVLGRFVRELGVLRLEDAVRKMTSLPAQTFRLGRRGLVQEGFIADLVLFDDRTIQDNATYDDPHHFPTGIQAVFVRGVAVLQDGKLTGARPGQAIRRAAAGEAR; this is encoded by the coding sequence GTGCCCACGTCGTTTGAAACCTACGATGTGCTTATCACGAACGCCCGCGTTGTGGACGGCACGGGCAATCCCTGGTTTCGGGCCGAGGTGGCCATCAAAGATGGTTACATCGTGCGCGTGGGGCGCAAGTTGCCCGGCCGGGCCACGACAGTAGTGGATGCCAAGGGACACATCCTTGCGCCGGGCTTTATTGATGTCCATGCCCACGTGGAAGACATCTTCCGCTACCCGGAAGCCGAAAACTTCATCCGCATGGGCGTGACGACGCTTGTGACCGGAAACTGTGGGAGTTCGGTGACGGATGTCGGAGCATTTCTGGGGGGCTACAAAGAAACACCGTTGACGGTCAACCTGGCAACGCTCATTGCGCACGGTTCAGTCCGGGCGGCCGTGATGAACTATGCCAACCGCGAGCCGACCTCCGAAGAACTGGCTGCAATGAAACGTCTCGTGGCCAAGGCCATGGACGATGGCGCAGTGGGGCTTTCCACGGGACTGATCTACGTTCCGGGGAGTTTCGCCAAAACGGATGAAATCGTCGCGCTGGCGGAAGTTGTCGCGGCGGCTGGCGGGTTGTACGTAACCCACATGCGCAATGAAGGCAATGGTGTGCTGGAAGCCATTGCGGAAGCCATCACCATTGGTGAGCGGGCCGGTCTGCCGGTGGACATCTCCCACCTCAAGGTGGCCACGCCCCGGCTGTGGGGGCAGGCTGACCGCGCACTGGAACTGATCCGGGCAGCACGCGCCCGGGGGCTGGAAGTGACAGTGGATCAGTACGCTTACACAGCGTCTTCGACTTCGCTGGAGAGCCTGCTGCCGGACTGGGTGCTGGCCGGTGGGCGCGAAGAGGCGCTCCGTCGCCTTGCGGATGCCACGCTCCGGGCGCAGGTCAAAGAGGAACTCAAAGCCAACCTGAAGGCCAAGACCCGCGAGGATTTCAGCTATGCCGTGGTGGCGTTTTACGGCGCAAATGTGGACTACAACGGCAAAAATCTCGTGGAAGTGACGCGCCTGGCCCAGGGCACGGATGACCTGGATGCCCAGACCGAGCAAATCCTGGTGATGTATGAGCAGGGCGGGGCCGGGATGATCTACCACACCATGCGGGAAGATGATGTGGCCACCATCATGCGCGAGCCGTTCACGATGGTGGCGTCTGATGCCGGCGTGCGCAAACTGGGCCTTGGCGTACCGCATCCGCGTGGCTATGGCAACAATGCGCGGGTGCTGGGGCGGTTTGTACGCGAGTTGGGGGTACTCCGTCTGGAAGACGCCGTACGCAAGATGACGAGCCTGCCGGCGCAGACGTTCCGGCTGGGGCGGCGGGGTCTGGTTCAGGAAGGTTTCATCGCCGACTTGGTGCTGTTTGATGACCGGACGATTCAGGATAACGCCACTTATGACGATCCCCATCACTTTCCAACCGGGATTCAGGCGGTGTTTGTTCGTGGAGTGGCCGTTCTGCAGGATGGCAAGCTGACCGGTGCGCGTCCGGGACAGGCCATCCGGCGGGCGGCCGCCGGGGAAGCCAGATAG
- a CDS encoding GntR family transcriptional regulator, giving the protein MSDRRIPLHLQISQVLRQRIETGVYAVGEQLPSEHQLMEQFQVSRITIRRAIHNLVHQGLASAQHGRGVFVKNQCKWVYSLSSLLIFFEEDMKRQGVQSAICHLEFQEVSPPPRVQEILGSDLACFQSKILLLDGIPAILDKSYILLELGRQFANELKTAMTFPTLERNGIHISKIEASLECTRADQQLSEHLAVPLGEPLLVYCYTAYDQYQRSLVYGSAPSRADLLTYAVTINR; this is encoded by the coding sequence ATGAGCGATCGCCGTATTCCTCTGCATTTGCAAATTTCTCAGGTATTGCGTCAGCGGATCGAAACAGGAGTCTATGCCGTAGGCGAACAACTGCCCAGCGAACATCAGTTGATGGAGCAGTTTCAAGTCAGCCGCATTACTATCAGGCGCGCCATTCATAATCTGGTGCATCAGGGGTTGGCTAGTGCACAGCATGGTAGAGGTGTGTTTGTCAAAAATCAGTGCAAGTGGGTTTATTCCCTGTCTAGCCTGCTGATATTTTTCGAGGAGGATATGAAGCGCCAAGGGGTGCAGTCTGCCATTTGCCACCTAGAGTTTCAAGAGGTTAGTCCACCCCCTCGGGTGCAAGAGATTTTGGGCAGTGATTTAGCTTGTTTTCAAAGCAAAATTCTCCTTTTGGATGGAATTCCTGCAATCCTAGATAAGAGTTACATTCTTTTGGAATTGGGACGGCAGTTTGCTAATGAATTAAAAACTGCCATGACTTTCCCCACCCTAGAGCGCAACGGTATCCATATTTCCAAGATAGAGGCGAGTCTGGAGTGTACCCGGGCGGATCAGCAATTGAGTGAGCATTTGGCTGTGCCGCTGGGAGAACCTCTCTTAGTCTATTGCTACACTGCCTACGATCAGTATCAGCGATCGCTGGTCTATGGCTCTGCTCCATCTCGGGCAGATTTGCTCACCTATGCGGTAACTATTAATCGCTAG
- a CDS encoding helix-turn-helix domain-containing protein, whose translation MNGGSLERYVGNTLKELRQRQGLTIADVADHAGISRGMISKIENAQTATSLETLEKLAKALGVSLATLFRDYDVPEGGAQLVKRNCGMEVVRRGTKRGHTYHLLAYDQGPVKQFEPFLITMDDASEVFPIFEHVGTEFIYMLSGKMEYRHGQNSYTLCEGDALTFKGHIPHGPKALIELPIRFLAIIFYPQNTAE comes from the coding sequence ATGAATGGCGGTTCTCTGGAGCGGTATGTCGGCAATACCCTTAAAGAACTCCGACAACGGCAGGGGCTAACTATTGCTGATGTGGCGGATCATGCAGGTATTTCGCGGGGCATGATCTCCAAAATTGAAAATGCCCAAACTGCCACTAGCCTAGAAACGCTGGAAAAGCTGGCGAAGGCGTTGGGGGTGTCTTTGGCGACTCTGTTCCGCGATTACGATGTGCCAGAGGGCGGGGCGCAGTTGGTGAAGCGTAATTGCGGTATGGAAGTGGTACGGCGGGGGACTAAGCGAGGTCATACCTACCATTTGTTAGCTTACGATCAAGGACCCGTCAAGCAGTTCGAGCCGTTTCTGATTACGATGGATGATGCTTCAGAAGTTTTTCCTATTTTTGAGCATGTGGGCACCGAATTTATTTATATGCTGTCAGGCAAAATGGAATATCGTCATGGGCAAAATAGCTACACTTTGTGTGAGGGAGATGCTCTAACTTTTAAGGGGCATATTCCCCATGGACCAAAAGCCCTGATTGAATTGCCGATTCGCTTTTTGGCGATTATTTTTTATCCGCAAAACACAGCAGAATGA